The window AAGACAAGTGCTTTCttagtatcaaaatgtgtctttaaaattcacagacattagggctgcacgatattaggaaaacctgcgatattcgataacagtgcttaatattgcaatatcgatattactcacgataaatgaacaaatactaaagtatgcagtgttgatgtcgtctggcgtgtgacgtctgctctgggttcaaagcaaacaaaaactaatgcatgaattccattacaacataacatttttattgcaaaaatatgcagctgcacctgctgctgtattagcagcaaaacaacaaactgcatgcatgcagtttctcagtgactttaaaacatcacctccaccataaaaccttttctgatgctccaaatacagaaaaatatcccttaccagggttttctgaagaaataaaaacatcagaaaataagtttaaatgttaaataatagttaacatcacttaaatgcaacagcaaattctctcattgctactgaacattttctccacttatgtggttatgatagaaggctgttgctacaattgggaagtgaactgtgctgggccaaactaggagaacattaagattttctgagggaaagagaaaaacaattgtctacctttcagaagaggaactggcaaaaaaaactacatggaaaatatgtgaaaacgtttggttttaaccccaaattgaacaagttcacctagatcttaaaagcagctcagatgatgaaactgcaactatgattctgataacaagctaactaattgaactagctcctctaagataagcggctagcagagcttctgactgacagtttatgtgcagcagcaaatcaactatcctgattaacaaggtcataaaagctcataaaggaaaaatcactttgatgtgtgggggaacttttccaggccctctttagcagggtgggactgggaggagagtgctgtagccttttagctggaagctaaccgaagcctggggctaacactagtgacatgaaggtgggttggttcaccggcacgtgtcggagtcagcccggtaaaaatgattaacgacaccgagcggactcacgttcacatttgaaagcagcgctgagtccagaaacatcagcacaaagtgtgtttgttgctctgagccagcatgacaccGAACTCTATCGGTCATTTCCACCAgacaaccacactgtctctgcatgaatatcaagctgtctctctgacatatcaaaatggatgaaatcccaccatctctaaTTCaatctctctaaaactgaactacttgtcatcccagcaaaaccatccatacagcacaatatctcaatccaaaatgacttcctatctctggctccttcaaaggcagttcgaaatctgggtgttgtgattgatgaacacctgaccttaaagatcatgttgcctctgttgctcgttcatgccgctttgcgctgtaaaacataggaaagatcagaccatacctgacacaacatgccacccagctcctggtgcaatctactgtcatctcctgcctcgattactgcaacgcccttctaactggtcttccaggctgtactgtgagacctcttcaaatggtccagaacgcagcggcgcgtctggtcttcaatcagccaaaaagagcacacgtcacccctctgttcattgagctccactggctaccgctagcagtacgcatcaaattcaaatggctaacactagcatacaaagtccgagatggtacggctcccatctacctgagtcctcttgcaaaggcttacgtctcggcccggccgctccggtcatcacaggattgtcggctagcagtgcctacaccacgctcaggacaatccagactcttctcatgcatcgttccacacatgtggaatgaccttccaagcactaccagaactgcagcttccttttcaattttcaagaaactcctgaagacccggcTCTTCAGAGAGCTAAACTAGCACTCTCCCTGCACCCGTTccccctctccatgactgatgtcaacgttgttgttgttattgttgttagcctcaagggcaacatgccgattatcacttgtaagtcgctttggacaaaagcgtctgctaaatacataaacataaacatgacgaacaagggaacggcgccactaactcagttcgggtgttgctttccattctaagggtctacgtagggggcgggcgtattacgtgaacggacctatctgattggccgcatatcagaaaggctacatttgattggtcaaatagtaCTTCcgagtaaaaaacagagctggtttacaaaaagttgatgtatgacacggatggaaatgttgaaccaaacatttatcgctgtttttggcgtgttttgcgatgggcctatcgcatgtcctgttatcccgatgatgaTACTttgttcgatatattgtgcagccctaacagacatcatatgtgaaatcaatGGTACATAACAAGCAGGTATAGAAAGTAGCGTTTTTatcccccattgacttgcattcatttcttcATTCTGCCAAtggcccatggtccagaagtagatgggagtGACTTAGGCACCTATTTGTTGTAAAAATGCAGCATAAAGCTGATCATTGATTACTTTAAGAAATAAAAGCTTGTTCTgtaataaaaattaaatatttgATTGTGAagtacatgtttttgttttaataataaaTGGACCTTTGTAGTGACTCATTATGATCCTAAAATCCACCTGTAGCTGTCAGGGCTCTGCTGTTTCAGGAAATCgacatttgcagattttagagGTAGTACTTAAGGATGACTCTTCTGGAGTCGACACGTTTTCATCCTATAGCCTTGACTCAAAAAGGCTCAATAATTACAAAATAGCAACTTCCTGGAAGGTCTGGTTAAATCTGGCTTCAGACTAATTCTGAATGAAGTGGTGAAGGACGTCAGCGTCTCAGCGCAGGCGATGGATGGGTGTCTCTGCTGGTGGTGACCTCACCCGTCTgctagccccagggcagctgtgcttCATAACCATCAGTGCATGAATGGGTCAGTGACtggatgtgttgtgaagcaccttgggggggtataTAAATACAGTGCTGTTTACCTGATTGAAACCATCTTTTGCATTCTCACACTCCGCAAGGCTGAGTAGACTAACACCAATCATCTTCTCTCTTCCAGTAACTTCATGCGGCAGGAGTGCTTGGACTCTAGATTCGTCTTTGATCGTCCCCTACCAATTTCACGTCTCGTTTCTCTTGTCGGCAGCAGTATCCTTCAGACCTTTGACCTTCTCTAATGCTGGTATACCTGTTCCAAGTCCATGCTGCTTTTATTAGGTTGTAAACACTAGCGATGGTCTTTAACTGaaaccccagaaacccaaatcccCACACAGAGGTATGGGAGGAGGCCCTATGGTGTTGGACTCCTCATTGCTGGCTTTGATGTAAGTTTATCCTCACGCTATGTTTACTCGCGTTGAGTATCATGCTGCTCGCTAAAGTGTTTACTCTCCATCACACAGGACATGGGACCGCACATCTTTCAGACCTGCCCATCAGCAAACTACTTTGACTGCAGGGCCATGTCCATCGGAGCACGCTCTCAGTCTGCTCGTACCTACCTGGAAAGGCTCATGGACAAATTCTCTGACTGTAGGAACCTGCTTTTTATTCCTCGTCCTCCTTCACACCTCAGCACATGCCTCAAAAAAGGCTTCATGCCAAAGTCAGTCAGAACATATCAACACTCGCACTGTAGGATGACAACAGGGGTTGTTGTCTATCACAGCTCCATGGACACAATGTTGATTTCTCGTTTTCACAGGTTTTGTCAGATTTGAATGATGAGATCAGCAAACAAGCACCAACATAAAAGAACATCTGAGTATCACAGAGGGCAGTCTGACAACTCCATTTGGTTTTTACTCTGGTTAGATTTGGTCTGATGTGAAATCTGATGTGAGAGAAAATTAAAGAACTAAAGAAATCTGCTGCAGGCCTTTTCACTGCCTTGTTTTCTAGTTTCATCACCAGTTCTGTCACACTGACGAGTTTGTTTTGTTTCCAGGTAATCTGAATGACCTGGTCCAACATGGCCTTCGTGCTCTGAGAGAAACGCTCCCCGCCGAGCAGGACCTCACCACCAAGGTACCGATCTCTCCTTCCCCCCAGCTTTAACTCCGCAACCACGTTCTAAAACGTTGGTGTGCTGTAGCCGGTCACCATCCAGCAGCATGAGAAGGTTTTGTGGAAAGCAGTTGTATTATGTAATGCTCACTTTTTATGGCTATGGCTGACCATTTGTGTGTTTTGAACCTACAGATGTCTGTATATCAGTGAGTGAGGCGTTTCTGAGCTATGTGCTTGATCTTTTTAGAATGTTTCCATTGGCATTGTGGGTAAGGACATGGAGTTCACCATTTATGACGACGATGATGTTGCTCCATTCCTGGAAGGGCTGGAGGAGAGGCCGCAGAGAAAGGTACACCAAGGATCTCACTTCAGGACATTTAATCAGAGAAAACACTTGCTTGCCTTAAAAATCACATTTTGTCCCATTTTAAAATCTAACCTTGATTTGAAAAATCTTCATTGCTGCAGGTTGCTCAGCCTGCAGTTGAACCTGGTGCTGGAGAAGCACCTGATGAGCCGATGGAGCACTGAGGCAACAAGACCCCCGGACACCTGGTTCCTGTCAGACCATCCTGAAGACCCTTCATTTGAGGATCCCTCAGACGGGAAGGTTGTTGTCATGTGCCACTCGCTAAACTGTTCATTCAGAATGAGTCTTTGCTTGCATCAACCCACTTGATGCTGCTTTTGTATGGGTAAAATGTACCATTCTATGAGTAATAAACCCAATTTTTTTTGAGCTGTGTTTCTGTTTCCCTTTGAAATGTCCCTCGGTGCAGCTGCGTTTTTTTCTAGAATTTAATTATTGTAATTAAAGATGAACTATGTAAGAATTGGACAGTAAAATAACCACAAAACAGTCCAGTGTGTCTATCGCATTGCAGGGAAGGTTACAACGACAAAATCTCCTTTTCAGCTGGATGGGGAAATGCCAGGTTTTCTGTTTTCAACAAAGGCCGGGTCGTGGCAACCTTTCCGTTAACAAAATATTGAGTTAAAGTTCATTTAAATTCGATTTGTTATGAACTGAAAATGACAGAACCTGGAAATAACCCAACAGGACTTGAGAAAATGGCCTGCACTATATAAAGTATCTTCATATTGCTAGTTTCTTTCTCTGGAGTCATTTGTGCCCATGAGTCCAGTCATTAATTTGAGTAAGTATTTGGACCTGAGTCTAgtccgggggtcggcaacccgcggctctggagccgcatgcggctcttccatccatctaatgcggctctctgtgcttgtaaaataatgaatggatatttaaataaaatgctttatattttactgcattaattttatatctgtatgccagttctaaatgtaaagattgtctgcgtaaacctgaacaggtccaacccagtcttactgtgacaccgggttgacgggtcacgcttgtgcgtaatcatatgtgcTTTAAGgaaagccagaaccgccaaaatacgccactttcccaacccgtctagtttaGAGATGGCGaaaaaaaaacgccgtttgatgtgtCAAGACGTCGTAAAACATAGCGAAAACTCCCAGAACGCCGTATTTGACACCAGCCAGAGCCGTTCTTAATGGTTCCGTAGAACGCCGGAAAAAATGACGttttttttccggacattgaacgccgttttttacttCACCctaatccaggggtcggcaacctgttcccatcaaagagccagtattacccgtttcccacaataaagaaaacactgggagctacagcagccgcggcgttgtgggcggggcctaccctcagacagctttAACCAattacaacaggtgacagcagccggtaccggtcgctcgtgtacgtcaaagctatcaatagaagataatcaataaaacgatttatataaagtggatccagaagttgtagcccgtctctgcctacaatattttgatatttttcaccctgttggtggttttactgagcaggtgccacttttgtcatacgtttctttttaaaacatgtttagactgttcagaatacaagtccaggctctgtcacgtttgattgttgtaattaaactttgtaggtggggaaggtcagaaaaggatccgatcattttgtttttccctcatttacagtgatggaGATAATGGTGTGCTGcaactggctctggtgttaatcaagtttaatttaatCTATtttcaacaattttcacaagaaaacagaacagttaaaagcagggcttgtgttgaccggacagttcccatatttggccgtttattttgacggacataaacagccatttacagtattgatgcataaaatgtaaatagtaggaacttgaagtaatcaattgtaaataacttcactttattttattattatagtttgaagaatgccgtaactgtgaaaaTCAGTGCAgattatacatgtgcaacactgttaaaccattttcagtgagataattgtaatttttccatgggtttaatgaaaaggaaaaagctgactaatcacagaaataatgattagttgattagaaacaagtgctcatctagaacatttgaaatttgtgttacagcagttcatgttttcaacttaaatatcaaaatattatagaaagttagcaaatcggtagcaagtatgcaggtgcttcagtattgtagtgggcataatcatcaacagacacgtttgttttataagaggttgaaagtaatttgttttaaccagcatttcaggatcatgaggacattctcagagtcatgtcttggtgaagcagcaatgaaaaacgtgtttcttgaaatatttatgtaaataaaaacattcaagaGCATATTTTaaccaagaaagctcattagcaaattctagtttaggcttctataggagaacaacaagcagacatgtttcagacttcttaggtgtgttcttgctgtgtctttctaaatccatgctttcgttcttttttaaacacagaaacagttttgtttacctgtttgtagctacagtttcgccgacggctgccggcttcttcaggctgacgctgatggtggcgcgtcacttccttctccgtttatctgcgagcAGCAgattgtttaattacaacaatcaaacgtgacagagcctggacttgtattctgaacagtctaaacatgttttaaaaagaaacgtatgacaaaagtggcacctgctcagtaaaaccaccaacagggtgaaaaatatcaaaatattgtaggcagagacgggctacaacttctggatccactttattaaatcgttttattgattatcttctattgatagctttgacgtacacgagtgaccagtaccggctgctgtcacctgttgtgagcagctctctgctgtctgagggtaggccccgcccacaacgccgcggctgctgtggctcccagcgttttctttactgtgggaaatgggtaataatggctctttgatgggaacaggttgccgacccctggtctagtcAGTATGGACATGAGCACAAGTCAACATTTTTATAGTCTAGACATTTAGACAAACTAACCGCGGCCTactggagcctcagcaggtctaccattagtCTAAACATTTTTATGTCATTCCAATCAGCGCTCGATGTAGAGGAATGATGGgcaggcttagcaccagagctgtaaTGGAGAAAAACTGCAAAGATGGCATCAGCTCAGGAGCGATCTTGTTTGAAGCGACTTTTGCTTCAAATTTGGTTGATTTAGACTGGGTGTGACTGTCCTGTTGACAGGTTTCCATAGTGATGACTATTTCACAATGTTCGTTTCTCAGATTGGTCCTACCACTGTTCGACTGCATGTAGAGACAGTTTGAAATACatccgtagattctgccccatgGCTGAGCCCTTTCTGTGGAATGTGGCTAGACTGGATATTTACCAgaagtgtggactcgagtcacgtcttggactcaagtcattattttaatgacttctgacttgacttgataaaaatcTATAAACGCTTATGACTTGACTTGCACTTGAACTCCAATGgcttgcgacttgaattgacttgcatctgttgacttgataacTTGAGCGtattttatattttagcacaaaagtggcacgacatggacagaaATCATGACTCatgcttggttctgggtttgatcttgttaaaagcatcagcactttgtttagaatcagttccagttgcactttctgcttgtttgaacaAACAAACAACGCTTTAAGAAGCttcatttctggaatttatttattatcattgtcattaaatgaaAGTTAGACAGATgacgattatgacttgaaaattcaaagttaaagacttggacttgacctggacttccacatcattgactttggactctacTTGGACGTCTTTGACTTAGACTTGACTTGAGacatgactggaaagacttgtggctTACTCATGACTTGCAAagctgacttggtcacacctctgatatTTACATAATGGGATGGATTGCCCAGATATCTAAACGTCTGTTATGGGACACTTCGctttagaagcattaataatcTGCTGCTCTAACAATAAAATTAAAATGCTGAGGACAACGGTAAACTGTTgtttccagaatgaagctggaaTTCCACGAATAAAGTCATTAAAAGGTCATCAACAAAAACAGCACGGACCCACGTCTTCAATAAACACACCGTTGTAACTTTGCATTTCACAATAAATTTTATTGATATGTTTTGTTTTAGCGGCCCATCTGTTCTCTTCTGCTTATCGGAGGTTGGGTCGTGGGAGCAGCAGCCTGAGgagaaaggcccagacttccctcactcAGCCATTTGGGCAacacttctgggggaatcccaagagaCATAAACCCTCCATcatatcctgggtcttcctttaggtctcctcccagttagacgtgcgtggaaaacctcaccaggaggcatcctaatcagatgcccgagccaccacaactctcgatgtggaggagcagcaggtctactcatgtgtttcctatataaggaacccagcaaattgcatcgagtcactgactagtgtcagagtctttaccgcaatcctcatactaagcaagcatttagcgacagtggagaggaaaactcccttttaacaggaagaaacctccagagaatcctggctcagtataagcagccatcctccacgactcactggggatcgagaagacagagcacacacacacacacacacactcacaaagactagtaatgtgtctatggttatattgtgatgtcttagtaaatattctatttggtgaaagataaacttgtattaatcctagtggatctataattaaacgggtaaactagtagtagcacatccaacgtcaaggaaagcaaaaagctactatcaggagaggaagaatgttttagtggttagcagcagtgtgctagtcgatggccccctccatgaggccaccacagctcagcagaacatcgttttagcttcttctggggagaaaaacacttagagagaaaataaagttaacagctgaaatagcagaaaataatacagttaaagagcagattgtagaagaaagcagtagagtgtgaaaagtggtcagtatgtcctccagcagtctaagcctatagcagcataactacagagataactccggATAatatatcctatttagatggaggcatgttggaggcaggacaagggagagccgtctttaccgactgtacactccacctccctctactcccccacttgtccagatttaggctaacatcagattttaaccataggccctatcaaataaaaatgttttaagcctattcttaaaagtagacaaagtgtctgcctcacggactaaagctgggagttggttccacaggagaggagcctgataactaaaagatctgcctcccatcctaattttagatattctgggaaccaccagtagacctgcagtctgagagcgaagtgctcggttaggaacgtatggaacaatcagatcactgatgtatgatggatgcCGGGTCTGGGTCAGCCTGACGaattttgcagccgcaaacaaaacatagcaggaaaacaggtaaacaaaactgctctgtgttttaaaaaagaactacagcatggaattagagatacgacacagcaagaacacacctaagatgtatgatggagcttgattattaagagctttatgtgtaagaaggaggatcttaaaatctattctgaatttaccagtcggtcactacccaaagctcgtgaccataggtgagggtaggaacgtagaccgaCCGCTAAGTCGAGAGCTTTGTCTtatggctcagctctcttcaccatgacagacccacaatgcccgcatcactgcagacgcagcacctatCCACTTATCAACAGGTGGATAGTTTTAGTCGTTTAAATATTCAGTTCAGGTTTCAGCCTGAGTTTTACCAGAGAACAATAAATTGTTCTTAGCTTCAGATGTTCTGAAGAGTTTGTGGCTCACTGGGTTGTGGAATCGATCACCCAGAACCAACGGCTGCAATAAAAGAACAGCAATTCCATAAAGCACATCAGCTTTTTTTCTTCTGAATTCACTTTCAATGTTTTCTCAACCTATGACTTTTATTTCTAAACATCTCAACTTCAATCCCAACATGCCGTCACACTCCACGCAGAACGCCAAATACTGCTGTTTCTGTCATTTATGCATTTTAGGAACTCTTGGAAAACCTTTTTAAAGAATCCCAAAAAGAAATAGACATTTTatgttaattaaataaaaaaatgtgattttattCTGCTTTACATTTATTTTTGAAATTCACATCTAAGTTTAATAACTTACAGAGTTATAATACATGTTTGAACAGATCCAGTGAGTGGTGTGTGCATGCTGTCCATCCCTGCTGACCTTTTCTACATCTGGAGCACTTCGATGCTGTAAAACAACATGGTGCTGACCATGTGGTGATCTACGACACACGCAGCTGCTGGTCTTCCTGTGTCTGATAACATCGATCCTTCTAAGCAGAACCAGGATCAGGTTTCTCTCATCCCTTCAGTCACAGTGCGTGGCTTTCTTCGTCCTTTTCTTGTGCCTCCGTCTGACCGAGCCGCAGGACATTTGTGTCCCCGCCGGTCGGATGATGTCCTCTGGTGTCCCCTGCTCCAACACTGAGGTGGTTTTTAGAATGAGCTCCAACTCCTGAAGGACTTGAGCTTGTTGCTCCTCCTGGAATTCTGGATCCCTGTGACCACCTTCTTCCTTTATCTCGTTGGCATCCTGTTTCTGCTCCACTTCCACGTGTCTCTGTGGAATCACATCTGCTGCAGAAGCAGGCTCCTGCATGATGTCTGCACCCAGACCACCTGATCCTGTCACCTGATCAGGAAGGTTTTCCACCTCCGTTCTCTCTAACTGAGCTTCTGCCGCACCGTGCTGACAACAGCAGGGGCCGTGTTCCCAGTATGGTGAAGGTTCTTCAGGATAATCTGcttaaaagaaataaaatgtgTGTTCTTTTCTCAGCCAAAGCCCATCTGTCTGAAAGATGGTGCAGCATTTACCTTCCCAGTCTTCTTCTGGAGTCTTCTTCTCATGAACGATCCCCTCCACCAGCTGGCCCTCCTGCATCACACGAGTTATCTCCGTCAGCTGCTGCAGGAGACTCTCCTCTTGGTCTGGCATCACCCCTTTCACCCTGCAGAGCAAACATCTCATCTGTGCTTTCTGCCTCAGCACAATAAAAAAGCACATCTTCACCTTTACCACGTTGCACACAAAACAAATCTGAAATGTTTCCGGTTTTACCATCGTCTGACTTTAGCTGCTGTTCAGGCTCTTAACACTGACCCTTTTGTTGCCTGGAACATTCTACGACACGTTCGTAAGCAGGATGGACCCAAAAAACACCTAAACCTTCCTCTGCCTTTTCTCCTCCAAGCCACGTGACGTAGCGTAGGTGACAGGTAAGTGCACACCCACCTGTCAGGACTGTGGTGGGCCGTGGAGACGATTTTCTCCATCACGAGCTCCGTCTCCCTCAGCTTCTCCTGCAG is drawn from Nothobranchius furzeri strain GRZ-AD chromosome 4, NfurGRZ-RIMD1, whole genome shotgun sequence and contains these coding sequences:
- the ric3b gene encoding protein RIC-3b isoform X1; this encodes MAMSMFQKVTLATCLLLCVALLLPKMLLSRGRKDAAPEAGSGQFPPMMHRQVAPESRGQRTAGSGGPVTRAKGAGTGAGTGGKSNLAGQIIPVYGFGILLYILYILFKITSKGSSKPSEGRFPPVRSENMKRKITDFELAQLQEKLRETELVMEKIVSTAHHSPDRVKGVMPDQEESLLQQLTEITRVMQEGQLVEGIVHEKKTPEEDWEADYPEEPSPYWEHGPCCCQHGAAEAQLERTEVENLPDQVTGSGGLGADIMQEPASAADVIPQRHVEVEQKQDANEIKEEGGHRDPEFQEEQQAQVLQELELILKTTSVLEQGTPEDIIRPAGTQMSCGSVRRRHKKRTKKATHCD
- the ric3b gene encoding protein RIC-3b isoform X3; amino-acid sequence: MAMSMFQKVTLATCLLLCVALLLPKMLLSRGRKDAAPEGSGQFPPMMHRQVAPESRGQRTAGSGGPVTRAKGAGTGAGTGGKSNLAGQIIPVYGFGILLYILYILFKITSKGSSKPSEGRFPPVRSENMKRKITDFELAQLQEKLRETELVMEKIVSTAHHSPDRVKGVMPDQEESLLQQLTEITRVMQEGQLVEGIVHEKKTPEEDWEADYPEEPSPYWEHGPCCCQHGAAEAQLERTEVENLPDQVTGSGGLGADIMQEPASAADVIPQRHVEVEQKQDANEIKEEGGHRDPEFQEEQQAQVLQELELILKTTSVLEQGTPEDIIRPAGTQMSCGSVRRRHKKRTKKATHCD
- the ric3b gene encoding protein RIC-3b isoform X4, with the protein product MAMSMFQKVTLATCLLLCVALLLPKMLLSRGRKDAAPEGSGQFPPMMHRQVAPESRGQRTAGSGGPVTRAKGAGTGAGTGGKSNLAGQIIPVYGFGILLYILYILFKITSKGSSKPSEGRFPPVRSENMKRKITDFELAQLQEKLRETELVMEKIVSTAHHSPDRVKGVMPDQEESLLQQLTEITRVMQEGQLVEGIVHEKKTPEEDWEDYPEEPSPYWEHGPCCCQHGAAEAQLERTEVENLPDQVTGSGGLGADIMQEPASAADVIPQRHVEVEQKQDANEIKEEGGHRDPEFQEEQQAQVLQELELILKTTSVLEQGTPEDIIRPAGTQMSCGSVRRRHKKRTKKATHCD
- the psma1 gene encoding proteasome subunit alpha type-1; translated protein: MFRNQYDNDVTVWSPQGRIHQIEYAMEAVKQGSATVGLKSKTHAVLVALKRAQSELAAHQKKILHVDNHIGISIAGLTADARLLCNFMRQECLDSRFVFDRPLPISRLVSLVGSKTQIPTQRYGRRPYGVGLLIAGFDDMGPHIFQTCPSANYFDCRAMSIGARSQSARTYLERLMDKFSDCNLNDLVQHGLRALRETLPAEQDLTTKNVSIGIVGKDMEFTIYDDDDVAPFLEGLEERPQRKVAQPAVEPGAGEAPDEPMEH
- the ric3b gene encoding protein RIC-3b isoform X2, with protein sequence MAMSMFQKVTLATCLLLCVALLLPKMLLSRGRKDAAPEAGSGQFPPMMHRQVAPESRGQRTAGSGGPVTRAKGAGTGAGTGGKSNLAGQIIPVYGFGILLYILYILFKITSKGSSKPSEGRFPPVRSENMKRKITDFELAQLQEKLRETELVMEKIVSTAHHSPDRVKGVMPDQEESLLQQLTEITRVMQEGQLVEGIVHEKKTPEEDWEDYPEEPSPYWEHGPCCCQHGAAEAQLERTEVENLPDQVTGSGGLGADIMQEPASAADVIPQRHVEVEQKQDANEIKEEGGHRDPEFQEEQQAQVLQELELILKTTSVLEQGTPEDIIRPAGTQMSCGSVRRRHKKRTKKATHCD